The sequence GTCATTTCCAACCCCTTATAGCCGAAATCGAGAACATTCCAGAAAATATCCACTCGCGCGGAATCTCCGAGTCTGGAGATGAGAGCATCCCGAAAGCGCACGATCGCGCGGCTGTGTGTGGTGTGCGGCGGGGAATAACCAGCGAAGCGAATATGGATGTCATTGCTCATGTGAACGCCTCCAGGGGTGGTAAATTTTTCGGCGGTGCTGAATGATGTGATGGATTCTCGCCTACTGCGGATGAATATATCAAGGCGTTCCTGTTCTGGGTGTGCCAATAATAAAATATTAATTATGGAGGGGAGGACTTATGCCTGAAAAAGTGGGTGTTGTAGGGCTCGGGTTGATGGGGTCGGTTTTGGCGTCAAAGCTCATCGCCGCTGGCTACGAGGTACATGGATGCGATATCGATGATGCCAGGGTGGAGGCGCTTAAAGCCGGTGGCGGGATTCCAGCGAGCACTCCGTCAGAGGCTGCCAAAGAAGCCTCGTTCGTTGTTCTGTCCCTGTTGAACAGCGATATCGTGAAGGAGGTGTGTTTCGGGCAAGACGGAATCGTCCAAAGCGCTCGGGAGGGGCTCATCGTTATCGACACAACAACCGCGCGGCCAGAGGATTCGATCGAAACGGCGGAAAAACTTCGAGAGCTTGGTGTTTCTTTTCTCGATACGAGCTTGAGCGGAAGCCGGGACAATATCGTAGCCCTGGCTGGTGGTGATGAGGGAGCTCTCGATAAGGCTCGGCCCGTTATCGACACATTTGCTCGCTCTTGCCATTACATGGGGGAGAGCGGTAAGGGGGCGAGAACTAAGCTTATTGTTAACCTTATTTCAGGGCTTAACCGTCTGGTCATGGCCGAGGGGCTTGTATTTGGGATGAAGGCAGGTATGGACATGGAATCGCTCTTGGAGGTGCTTATGGATACGGCTGCCTACAGTAAGGCCATGGCCAGCAGGGGCAAGAGAATGATCGATGCCGATTATGAAAATCCCAGCTCGCGTATCCGACAACACCATAAGGATGTTCGCCTGATTCTGGAGCAAGGCCAGAGACTCAATTCACCGATGTTACTTAGTAACATTCATAAACAGGTGCTTCAGGCGGCCGAGAATGGTGGTCTTGAGGATGCTGACAACGCGGCGGCAATCGAAGTTTTTCGTCGTTTGGCAGGGATACCCTCTATCGAATAATCAAAGTGCCCTTGTGGTATGGGGAATCAGCGAGAGGATGGGGTCGGTCATGGAAAAACGCATGCTAGGAAACACCGGGGTGGAAATTACAGTTATGGGATTTGGTGCAATGACGATTGGAGGTCGCTTCGGCCCCGTAGACGATAATGAAAGTAACCGGGCGCTCCACACGGCCATTGATGGTGGAATGAATTTT comes from Nitrospinaceae bacterium and encodes:
- a CDS encoding NAD(P)-dependent oxidoreductase, which translates into the protein MPEKVGVVGLGLMGSVLASKLIAAGYEVHGCDIDDARVEALKAGGGIPASTPSEAAKEASFVVLSLLNSDIVKEVCFGQDGIVQSAREGLIVIDTTTARPEDSIETAEKLRELGVSFLDTSLSGSRDNIVALAGGDEGALDKARPVIDTFARSCHYMGESGKGARTKLIVNLISGLNRLVMAEGLVFGMKAGMDMESLLEVLMDTAAYSKAMASRGKRMIDADYENPSSRIRQHHKDVRLILEQGQRLNSPMLLSNIHKQVLQAAENGGLEDADNAAAIEVFRRLAGIPSIE